A region from the Aeromicrobium choanae genome encodes:
- a CDS encoding ABC transporter substrate-binding protein, whose product MTQRLLALLAASVLALAACSAGDDPAASGPVRTVTDIDGQPVEVPESPERVVALSEPTLDALVTLGVTPVGAVTGRGQSTVPAYLADELADVPVLGGIAQPNYEAIGKADPDLILVDGTSINNNADALEALRRIAPTVYTGYAGGDWRTNFEITADALGLTDRGADVLAAYDTRVADLRTRLAQDHADATFSIVRWQGGAPSLILKELPAGRALSDLGLRRPPAQDREGRGHSEPVSLENLDQIDADYLFFGTLGGASVDNPEAGGSADAAGSLAVLAEAAGTPGFDRLKAQREDHVIAVDGSAWTSTGGPRLMNRIIDDVESELLP is encoded by the coding sequence ATGACCCAGCGCCTGCTCGCGCTCCTGGCCGCGTCCGTGCTCGCGCTCGCCGCGTGCTCGGCCGGTGACGACCCCGCCGCCAGCGGGCCCGTCCGCACCGTGACCGACATCGACGGCCAACCCGTGGAGGTGCCCGAGAGCCCGGAACGGGTCGTCGCACTCAGCGAGCCCACCCTCGACGCCCTGGTCACGCTCGGCGTCACGCCGGTGGGCGCCGTCACCGGGCGCGGCCAGAGCACGGTCCCGGCGTACCTCGCCGACGAGCTCGCCGACGTGCCCGTCCTCGGCGGCATCGCCCAACCGAACTACGAGGCGATCGGCAAGGCCGACCCCGACCTGATCCTCGTCGACGGGACCAGCATCAACAACAACGCCGATGCCCTCGAGGCGCTGCGGCGGATCGCCCCCACGGTGTACACCGGCTACGCCGGCGGCGACTGGCGCACGAACTTCGAGATCACCGCCGACGCCCTGGGCCTGACCGATCGAGGCGCCGACGTGCTCGCCGCCTACGACACCCGCGTCGCCGACCTCCGGACCCGGCTCGCGCAGGACCACGCCGACGCCACCTTCTCGATCGTGCGCTGGCAGGGCGGCGCCCCGTCGCTGATCCTCAAGGAGCTGCCGGCCGGCCGGGCCCTGAGCGACCTGGGCCTGCGCCGACCGCCCGCGCAGGACCGTGAGGGCCGGGGGCACTCCGAGCCCGTGTCCCTGGAGAACCTCGACCAGATCGACGCCGACTACCTGTTCTTCGGCACGCTGGGCGGTGCGAGCGTGGACAACCCGGAGGCCGGCGGCAGCGCCGACGCGGCCGGCTCCCTCGCCGTGCTGGCCGAGGCCGCGGGGACGCCCGGCTTCGACCGTCTCAAGGCCCAGCGCGAGGACCACGTGATCGCGGTCGACGGCTCGGCCTGGACGTCCACCGGAGGGCCTCGGCTGATGAACCGCATCATCGACGACGTCGAGAGCGAGCTTCTGCCGTGA
- a CDS encoding YncE family protein: protein MSRASRRGGLRTIVAGLVTACAVAGLSAPAHAAEPRPDTGDGAVTITSPLTTEPGAEVAFEGSGFTAGTSGGAPAWQTVSVKLDDAGDVLATVQVESDGTFDGTLDLPGDVALGEHWLRFLGSNPVVSKHTQSFTVVDELPQGAEVTATVSTGGRGVPAGTVTITVAGNGFEPGEALGARVDGSAKPWGASGATTPTVAAAADGSVAGARLVFAPGTLRAGPHELVIERAAAGAADIAKDVTVPPAAAFSTLSAGSEGTLTLSNLPSGATVPAIEFGDVDFALPATADAAGAVTIAYSIPADAGLGTQPVVITQAGPAATYTLSAKISPSATVFGTEAFDRVETAPGAIQQGLYQSDFSAASDALFATSASVLATSTLYKLDPKTLAVKASTVPAEETPGALWAAYGVGVDDSNGTVWVTNTRQDAVAVYDQDDLSLVKQFPRGTASHSRDVVVDETRGRAYVSEALRSRTTNHIVVFDTETLEVVDRIEIPGVPMSLALDEKKGSLYTVDISAPKAYAIDVAGAAHEVRTIDLGLSDSASASGVDYDPKTQRLFVASQGADNLLVVDARTGKQLADVPTGAGALNVQHDAVNGLTYLANFGGVTVSVVDDSYRVVANLDLQRTNHIATDGKGSVFAVDKAAENQVVKLTPKALQAGTVKVTGTARVGTTLTATTASWATGARLTHQWLRAGKPIAKATGRTYTPTAADRGRALSVRVTGAKAPYAAVTKQSSAVTVRAGVLRAGKPRISGTPKAGKRLVVKRGTWTAGTTVRYRWYVGGKAVKGATKSSFVLQKKHRGKKVTVKVTGSKAGYASVTRAAKAVKVKRK from the coding sequence ATGTCGCGAGCATCACGCCGCGGCGGCCTGCGCACGATCGTCGCCGGACTCGTGACCGCCTGCGCGGTCGCCGGTCTGTCCGCGCCCGCGCACGCCGCAGAACCCCGTCCCGACACCGGCGACGGAGCCGTCACGATCACCTCCCCGCTGACCACCGAGCCCGGCGCCGAGGTCGCGTTCGAGGGAAGCGGCTTCACCGCCGGCACCTCCGGGGGCGCACCGGCGTGGCAGACCGTCTCGGTCAAGCTCGACGACGCCGGCGACGTCCTCGCCACGGTGCAGGTCGAGTCGGACGGCACGTTCGACGGAACCCTCGACCTGCCCGGCGATGTCGCGCTCGGCGAGCACTGGCTGCGCTTCCTGGGCTCGAACCCGGTCGTCTCGAAGCACACGCAGTCCTTCACGGTCGTGGACGAGCTGCCGCAGGGTGCGGAGGTCACGGCGACCGTCAGCACCGGTGGCCGCGGTGTCCCGGCGGGCACCGTGACGATCACGGTCGCCGGTAACGGCTTCGAGCCGGGAGAGGCCCTCGGCGCCCGCGTCGACGGGTCGGCCAAGCCGTGGGGCGCGAGCGGCGCCACCACGCCCACGGTCGCGGCAGCGGCCGACGGATCGGTCGCCGGAGCACGCCTGGTCTTCGCGCCGGGGACGCTGCGCGCCGGTCCGCACGAGCTCGTGATCGAGCGCGCCGCCGCCGGCGCTGCCGACATCGCCAAGGACGTGACCGTTCCGCCCGCGGCGGCGTTCAGCACCCTCTCGGCCGGATCCGAGGGCACCCTCACGCTCTCCAACCTGCCGTCGGGCGCCACCGTGCCCGCGATCGAGTTCGGCGACGTCGACTTCGCGCTGCCGGCGACGGCCGACGCCGCCGGCGCGGTGACGATCGCCTACTCCATCCCCGCGGACGCGGGCCTGGGCACCCAGCCGGTCGTCATCACCCAGGCGGGCCCCGCCGCGACCTACACGCTGTCGGCCAAGATCTCGCCCAGCGCCACCGTGTTCGGCACGGAGGCCTTCGACCGGGTCGAGACCGCGCCCGGCGCCATCCAGCAGGGCCTCTACCAGAGCGACTTCAGCGCCGCGAGCGACGCGCTCTTCGCCACCTCGGCCAGCGTGCTCGCCACGTCCACGCTCTACAAGCTCGATCCGAAGACGCTCGCCGTCAAGGCCTCGACCGTCCCGGCCGAGGAGACGCCCGGCGCCCTGTGGGCCGCCTACGGCGTCGGCGTCGACGACAGCAACGGCACCGTGTGGGTCACCAACACCCGCCAGGACGCCGTCGCCGTCTACGACCAGGACGACCTCTCGCTCGTCAAGCAGTTCCCCCGCGGCACCGCCTCGCACTCGCGAGACGTCGTCGTCGACGAGACGCGCGGCCGCGCCTACGTCAGCGAGGCGCTGCGCTCGCGGACGACGAACCACATCGTCGTCTTCGACACCGAGACCCTCGAGGTCGTCGACCGTATCGAGATCCCCGGCGTCCCGATGAGCCTCGCGCTCGACGAGAAGAAGGGCAGCCTCTACACCGTCGACATCTCGGCGCCGAAGGCCTACGCGATCGACGTCGCGGGTGCCGCGCACGAGGTGCGGACGATCGACCTCGGCCTCAGCGACTCGGCCAGCGCGTCGGGTGTCGACTACGACCCGAAGACGCAGCGCCTCTTCGTGGCCAGCCAGGGCGCCGACAACCTGCTGGTCGTCGACGCACGCACCGGCAAGCAGCTCGCCGACGTGCCCACGGGTGCCGGTGCGCTCAACGTCCAGCACGACGCCGTGAACGGTCTGACGTACCTCGCCAACTTCGGCGGCGTGACCGTCTCGGTCGTGGACGACTCGTACCGCGTGGTGGCCAACCTCGACCTCCAGCGCACCAACCACATCGCGACGGACGGCAAGGGCTCGGTCTTCGCGGTCGACAAGGCCGCCGAGAACCAGGTCGTCAAGCTGACCCCGAAGGCGCTGCAGGCCGGCACCGTGAAGGTCACCGGCACGGCGCGGGTGGGCACGACCCTGACCGCGACCACCGCGTCGTGGGCCACGGGCGCCCGCCTCACCCACCAGTGGCTGCGCGCCGGGAAGCCGATCGCGAAGGCGACCGGTCGCACCTACACGCCGACGGCCGCCGACCGTGGCCGCGCGCTGTCGGTGCGGGTCACCGGCGCCAAGGCGCCGTACGCCGCGGTCACGAAGCAGTCGTCCGCGGTCACCGTGCGTGCCGGGGTCCTGCGCGCCGGGAAGCCGCGGATCTCCGGAACGCCGAAGGCCGGCAAGCGGCTCGTGGTCAAGCGCGGCACGTGGACCGCGGGCACGACGGTCCGCTACCGCTGGTACGTCGGTGGCAAGGCGGTCAAGGGCGCGACGAAGTCCTCCTTCGTCCTGCAGAAGAAGCACCGCGGCAAGAAGGTGACCGTCAAGGTCACCGGGAGCAAGGCGGGCTACGCCTCCGTGACCCGCGCCGCGAAGGCGGTCAAGGTCAAGCGGAAGTGA
- a CDS encoding aldo/keto reductase encodes MTVPTLTLNNGVQIPQFGYGTWQVPPESAQDRVTEALDLGYRHIDTAQMYGNEAGVGAAIAASGLARDEVFVTTKLNNNRHDPAVVAGSLDESLEKLQLDRVDLFLIHWPLPTTDIDFVDTWRAMEEVYAAGKARAIGVSNFQPSHLRRVVQEGTVVPAVNQVEIHPYFTQDDLRAVNVELGVATEAWSPLAQGQVFDDPALQAIAGTTGRSVSQVVLRWHLQRGDIVFPKASSVERLKQNFDVFDFELSPADMGAISALDAGRRIGPDPDTMSWIPKD; translated from the coding sequence ATGACGGTTCCCACGCTCACGCTCAACAACGGCGTCCAGATCCCGCAGTTCGGCTATGGCACCTGGCAGGTCCCGCCCGAGTCGGCCCAGGACCGGGTGACCGAGGCTCTCGATCTCGGCTATCGCCACATCGACACGGCCCAGATGTACGGCAACGAGGCCGGCGTCGGTGCGGCGATCGCCGCCTCCGGCCTGGCCCGCGACGAGGTCTTCGTCACCACGAAGCTCAACAACAACCGGCACGATCCCGCCGTGGTCGCCGGCTCCCTCGACGAGTCGCTGGAGAAGCTCCAGCTCGACCGGGTCGACCTCTTCCTCATCCACTGGCCGCTCCCGACGACCGACATCGACTTCGTCGACACCTGGCGGGCGATGGAGGAGGTCTACGCCGCCGGCAAGGCGCGCGCGATCGGCGTCTCCAACTTCCAGCCGTCGCACCTGCGCCGCGTCGTGCAGGAGGGCACGGTCGTCCCGGCGGTCAACCAGGTCGAGATCCACCCCTACTTCACCCAGGACGACCTGCGCGCGGTGAACGTCGAGCTCGGCGTCGCGACCGAGGCCTGGTCGCCCCTCGCGCAGGGTCAGGTGTTCGACGACCCCGCGTTGCAGGCCATCGCGGGCACCACCGGCCGGAGCGTCTCGCAGGTGGTGCTGCGCTGGCACCTGCAGCGCGGCGACATCGTCTTCCCGAAGGCCTCGTCCGTGGAACGGCTCAAGCAGAACTTCGACGTCTTCGACTTCGAGCTCTCGCCTGCCGACATGGGCGCGATCTCCGCCCTCGACGCCGGGCGCCGCATCGGTCCCGACCCGGACACGATGAGCTGGATCCCGAAGGACTGA
- the panB gene encoding 3-methyl-2-oxobutanoate hydroxymethyltransferase — protein MTEEPAPYGSRPTASPDVRKVRTHHLAKWKSEGHRWAMLTSYDQYTAQLFDEAGVPVLLVGDSAANNVYGYESSLPVTVDEMLVLVKAVTRSVQRSLVVADLPFGSYQRSPEQAYDTSVRFMKEGLAHAVKLEGGAEMAPQIRKLTEGGIPVMAHIGFTPQSEHNLGGYRVQGRGDASQKLVDDALAVQEAGAFAVVMEMVPAPVATEVTSKLQIPTVGIGAGAGCDAQVLVWQDMLGLRSGRAPRFVKKYADLRSVISGAVDQFQSEVADGSFPAAEHSFES, from the coding sequence ATGACTGAAGAGCCCGCACCGTACGGTTCCCGTCCCACCGCCTCCCCCGACGTGCGCAAGGTCCGTACGCACCACCTGGCGAAGTGGAAGTCCGAAGGTCACCGGTGGGCGATGCTCACCAGCTACGACCAGTACACCGCCCAGCTCTTCGACGAGGCGGGCGTCCCGGTGCTGCTCGTGGGCGACTCGGCCGCGAACAACGTCTACGGCTACGAGTCCTCGCTGCCCGTCACGGTCGACGAGATGCTCGTGCTGGTCAAGGCGGTCACGCGATCGGTCCAGCGCTCGCTCGTCGTCGCCGACCTGCCGTTCGGGTCCTACCAGCGCTCGCCCGAGCAGGCCTACGACACGAGCGTCCGCTTCATGAAGGAGGGCCTCGCGCACGCCGTCAAGCTCGAGGGCGGCGCCGAGATGGCGCCCCAGATCCGCAAGCTCACCGAGGGCGGCATCCCCGTGATGGCGCACATCGGCTTCACGCCGCAGTCCGAGCACAACCTCGGCGGCTACCGCGTGCAGGGCCGCGGCGACGCGAGCCAGAAGCTGGTCGACGACGCCCTGGCGGTCCAGGAGGCCGGCGCTTTCGCCGTCGTCATGGAGATGGTCCCCGCCCCCGTCGCCACCGAGGTGACCTCGAAGCTGCAGATCCCCACGGTCGGCATCGGCGCCGGCGCCGGCTGCGACGCACAGGTGCTCGTCTGGCAGGACATGCTGGGCCTGCGCTCGGGCCGGGCGCCGCGCTTCGTCAAGAAGTACGCCGACCTGCGCAGCGTGATCTCCGGCGCCGTCGACCAGTTCCAGAGCGAGGTCGCCGACGGATCGTTCCCCGCGGCCGAGCACTCCTTCGAGAGCTGA
- a CDS encoding NAD+ synthase, with translation MPQLRLALAQINAVVGDVDGNLELVLQQARDAHAAGAHVLVTPEMVLTGYPIEDLAYRRSFIERSQAAVTSLAERLAQEGLGDLVVIVGHLDRATDVADRLGVPKNAPVNAASVITGGEVVTRYDKHHLPNYGVFDEFRHFVAGDRTQIIQVHGVDIAIAICEDIWQEGPSRAAKSAEAGLLVVLNGSPYEAAKDDERLELCARRAVEGECALAYANLVGGQDELVFDGDSLVVDARGEVVARARQFEPELLIADLDLQAATAQMPEPGTRFEGLLVERTVLSSDPLSAYEPVNGSIAERWDDLGERWQAIVLGLRDYVDKNGFPSVLLGMSGGIDSTLVAALAVDALGADRVFGVSNPSAWSSEHSRSDAADQAERTGLDLRTIAIAPIFDSYQDALHLEGIAEENLQARIRAVIWMGLSNAENHLVLACGNKSELATGYSTIYGDAVGGYAPIKDVPKTIVWELAKWRNAWAESQGETPPIPPNTISKEPSAELRPGQRDSDSLPPYPVLDGILDAYVERDLGSADVVAEGFDPELVEKVITLVDRAEYKRRQYPPGPKVSKRNFGRDRRVPITNRWRESL, from the coding sequence GTGCCGCAACTTCGCCTCGCCCTCGCTCAGATCAACGCCGTCGTCGGAGACGTCGACGGCAACCTCGAGCTCGTCCTGCAGCAGGCGCGCGACGCCCATGCCGCCGGGGCGCACGTGCTGGTCACGCCCGAGATGGTGCTGACCGGCTACCCGATCGAGGACCTCGCCTACCGGCGGTCCTTCATCGAGCGCTCGCAGGCGGCCGTGACGTCGCTGGCCGAGCGCCTCGCGCAGGAGGGCCTGGGCGACCTCGTCGTCATCGTGGGACACCTCGATCGTGCGACCGACGTGGCCGACCGCCTCGGCGTGCCCAAGAACGCGCCGGTCAACGCGGCCTCGGTGATCACCGGTGGCGAGGTCGTCACCCGCTACGACAAGCACCACCTGCCCAACTACGGCGTCTTCGACGAGTTCCGCCACTTCGTCGCCGGCGACCGCACCCAGATCATCCAGGTCCACGGCGTCGACATCGCGATCGCGATCTGCGAGGACATCTGGCAGGAAGGCCCCTCCAGGGCCGCAAAGTCCGCCGAGGCCGGCCTGCTCGTCGTGCTCAACGGCTCGCCCTACGAGGCGGCCAAGGACGACGAGCGCCTCGAGCTGTGCGCGCGCCGCGCGGTCGAGGGCGAGTGTGCGCTGGCCTACGCCAACCTCGTCGGCGGCCAGGACGAGCTCGTCTTCGACGGTGACTCGCTCGTGGTCGACGCCCGCGGCGAGGTCGTGGCCCGCGCGAGGCAGTTCGAGCCCGAGCTGCTGATCGCCGATCTCGACCTGCAGGCCGCCACGGCGCAGATGCCCGAGCCCGGCACGCGGTTCGAGGGCCTGCTGGTCGAGCGGACGGTCCTCAGCAGCGACCCGCTGTCCGCGTACGAGCCCGTCAACGGCAGCATCGCGGAGCGGTGGGACGACCTCGGCGAGCGCTGGCAGGCCATCGTGCTGGGCCTGCGCGACTACGTCGACAAGAACGGGTTCCCGTCGGTGCTGCTGGGCATGTCCGGCGGGATCGACTCCACCTTGGTCGCGGCGCTCGCGGTGGACGCCCTCGGCGCCGACCGCGTCTTCGGCGTCTCGAACCCCAGCGCGTGGTCCAGCGAGCACTCGCGCTCCGACGCCGCCGACCAGGCCGAGCGCACCGGGCTCGACCTGCGCACCATCGCCATCGCGCCGATCTTCGACTCGTACCAGGACGCGCTGCACCTCGAGGGCATCGCCGAGGAGAACCTGCAGGCCCGCATCCGCGCCGTGATCTGGATGGGCCTGTCGAACGCCGAGAACCACCTCGTCCTCGCCTGCGGCAACAAGTCCGAGCTGGCCACCGGCTACTCGACGATCTACGGCGATGCCGTCGGCGGCTACGCGCCGATCAAGGACGTGCCGAAGACGATCGTGTGGGAGCTCGCGAAGTGGCGCAACGCGTGGGCCGAGTCGCAGGGCGAGACGCCGCCGATCCCCCCGAACACGATCTCCAAGGAGCCGTCGGCCGAGCTGCGCCCCGGCCAGCGCGACTCCGACAGCCTCCCGCCGTACCCCGTGCTCGACGGCATCCTGGACGCCTACGTCGAGCGTGACCTCGGGTCGGCCGACGTCGTCGCCGAGGGCTTCGACCCCGAGCTGGTCGAGAAGGTCATCACCTTGGTCGACCGGGCGGAGTACAAGCGTCGTCAGTACCCGCCGGGCCCGAAGGTCAGCAAGCGCAACTTCGGTCGCGACCGTCGCGTGCCGATCACGAACCGCTGGCGCGAGAGCCTCTAG
- a CDS encoding glutamine synthetase family protein, which translates to MGKQEDFVLRAIEERDVRFVRLWFTDVLGSLKSVAIAPTELEGAFEEGIGFDGSAIEGFARVHEADMLAKPDPSTFQILPWRGETPATARMFCDIAMPDGSPSYADPRYVLKRALAKAADAGFTFYTHPEIEFFVFKSKPEPGTRPVAVDDSGYFDHTAQGASQDFRREVITMLEAMGISVEFSHHEGGPGQQEIDLRYADALSMADNIMTFRTIVREVALSQGKWASFMPKPFTDHPGSGMHTHVSLFEGDENVFYEAGAEYQLSKTGRAFIAGVLEHTPEITAVTNQWVNSYKRLAWGGEAPNYVCWGHNNRSALVRVPMYKPHKSGSARVELRALDSACNPYLAYALILAAGLKGIENSYELPPEAEDDVWSLSENERRAMGIAPLPRNLDEAIRTMENSELVAETLGEHVFDFFLRNKRAEWQDYRSQVTQFEIDRLMPVL; encoded by the coding sequence ATGGGTAAGCAGGAGGACTTCGTCCTACGCGCGATCGAGGAGCGGGACGTCCGCTTCGTCCGGCTGTGGTTCACCGACGTGCTCGGCTCGCTGAAGTCGGTGGCCATCGCCCCGACCGAGCTCGAGGGTGCGTTCGAGGAGGGCATCGGCTTCGACGGCTCCGCCATCGAGGGCTTCGCCCGCGTGCACGAGGCCGACATGCTGGCCAAGCCGGACCCGTCCACGTTCCAGATCCTCCCGTGGCGTGGCGAGACCCCCGCCACGGCGCGCATGTTCTGCGACATCGCGATGCCCGACGGCAGCCCGTCCTACGCCGATCCGCGCTACGTGCTCAAGCGTGCGCTGGCGAAGGCGGCCGACGCCGGCTTCACGTTCTACACGCACCCCGAGATCGAGTTCTTCGTCTTCAAGAGCAAGCCCGAGCCGGGCACCCGCCCGGTCGCGGTGGACGACAGCGGGTACTTCGACCACACGGCCCAGGGCGCCAGCCAGGACTTCCGCCGCGAGGTCATCACGATGCTCGAGGCGATGGGCATCTCGGTGGAGTTCAGCCACCACGAGGGCGGCCCGGGCCAGCAGGAGATCGACCTGCGCTACGCCGACGCGCTGTCGATGGCCGACAACATCATGACGTTCCGCACGATCGTGCGCGAGGTCGCGCTGAGCCAGGGCAAGTGGGCCTCCTTCATGCCCAAGCCGTTCACCGACCACCCCGGCTCCGGCATGCACACGCACGTGTCGCTGTTCGAGGGCGACGAGAACGTCTTCTACGAGGCCGGCGCCGAGTACCAGCTGAGCAAGACGGGCCGCGCGTTCATCGCCGGCGTCCTCGAGCACACGCCCGAGATCACCGCCGTCACCAACCAGTGGGTCAACTCCTACAAGCGTCTCGCGTGGGGCGGCGAGGCACCGAACTACGTGTGCTGGGGCCACAACAATCGCTCCGCGCTCGTGCGGGTGCCGATGTACAAGCCGCACAAGTCCGGCTCGGCGCGCGTCGAGCTGCGCGCCCTCGACTCGGCGTGCAACCCCTACCTCGCGTACGCGCTGATCCTCGCCGCCGGGCTCAAGGGCATCGAGAACAGCTACGAGCTGCCGCCCGAGGCCGAGGACGACGTCTGGTCGCTCAGCGAGAACGAGCGTCGTGCGATGGGCATCGCTCCGCTCCCGCGCAACCTCGACGAGGCGATCCGCACGATGGAGAACAGCGAGCTCGTCGCCGAGACGCTGGGCGAGCACGTCTTCGACTTCTTCCTGCGCAACAAGCGCGCGGAGTGGCAGGACTACCGCTCGCAGGTCACGCAGTTCGAGATCGACCGACTGATGCCGGTCCTGTAG